Proteins encoded together in one Streptomyces umbrinus window:
- a CDS encoding DUF6082 family protein, with protein sequence MVTQSGKQKLSSAVTAGLAFAAGALVALAAQERRYEELRLRVAEVERSDRQAMLTEQQRLQFYLLSRAMEDPDLAAVYSNVQVDSPTQRRQYLFANALYTNALLAYRVGVVNWEELHGHLRMICLNPIFRDYWEAHRPHRASLEDNSEEARVGRMVDVLIRDLDEADTEEWWVVGEPPLE encoded by the coding sequence ATGGTCACACAATCTGGGAAGCAAAAGCTGAGCTCCGCGGTCACAGCGGGGCTCGCCTTTGCAGCGGGGGCACTCGTAGCGCTGGCCGCCCAAGAACGCCGGTACGAGGAACTGCGCCTGCGGGTCGCGGAAGTCGAGCGGAGTGACAGGCAGGCCATGCTGACCGAGCAGCAGCGTCTGCAGTTCTATCTGCTGAGCCGGGCGATGGAGGATCCCGATCTTGCCGCCGTCTACAGCAACGTCCAGGTGGACTCACCCACGCAGCGACGCCAGTACCTCTTCGCCAACGCGCTGTACACCAATGCCCTGCTTGCCTACCGCGTCGGTGTCGTCAACTGGGAGGAGCTGCACGGTCACCTTCGCATGATCTGCCTCAACCCTATTTTTCGAGACTACTGGGAGGCGCACCGACCGCATCGGGCCAGCCTCGAGGACAACTCCGAGGAGGCCAGGGTCGGCCGAATGGTGGACGTCCTGATCCGCGATTTGGACGAGGCGGATACCGAGGAGTGGTGGGTGGTGGGCGAACCACCGCTGGAATAG
- a CDS encoding DNA gyrase/topoisomerase IV subunit A has translation MARRSTKTPPPDDFEERILDIDVVDEMQGSFLEYAYSVIYSRALPDARDGLKPVHRRIVYQMNEMGLRPDRGYVKCARVVGEVMGKLHPHGDASIYDALVRLAQPFSMRLPLVDGHGNFGSLGNDDPPAAMRYTEARMADATSLMTESIDENTVDFSPNYDGQEQEPSVLPAAYPNLLVNGSSGIAVGMATNMAPHNLGEVIAAARHLIRHPGADLETLMKHVPGPDLPTGGRIVGLTGIRDAYETGRGTFKIRATVSVENVTARRKGIVVTELPFTVGPEKVIAKIKDLVGSKKLQGIADVKDLTDRAHGLRLVIEVKNGFVPEAVLEQLYKLTPMEESFGINNVALVDGQPLTLGLKELLEVYLDHRFEVVRRRSEFRRTKKRDRLHLVEGLLVALIDIDEVIRLIRSSENSAQAKQRLIEHFSLSDVQTQYILDTPLRRLTKFDRIELETERDRLNGEIDELTGILESDSELRKLVSSELAAVAKKFGTERRTVLLESAGSAAATVPLQVADDPCRVLLSSTKLLARTANGDPFGESDGKRAKHDLILSAVPATAQGEIGAVTSAGRLLRINVIDLPQLPDTTAAPNLSGGAPISEFLTLEGDEDIVCLTTLDESSPGLALGTQQGVVKRVVPDYPSNKEELEVITLKDGDRIVGAAELRTGEEDLVFITDDAQLLRYQASQVRPQGRPAGGMTGIKLTDNTKVISFTAVDPAVDAVVFTVAGSRGTLDDSVQTTAKLTPFDQYPRKGRATGGVRCQRFLKGEDCLSLAWAGPAPARAAQKDGTPAELPEMDPRRDGSGVSLAKTVSVVAGPV, from the coding sequence ATGGCCCGCCGCAGCACGAAGACCCCGCCGCCAGACGACTTCGAGGAGCGCATCCTCGACATCGACGTCGTCGACGAGATGCAGGGCTCCTTCCTCGAGTACGCGTACTCGGTCATCTACTCCCGAGCCCTGCCGGACGCCCGCGACGGCCTCAAGCCGGTGCATCGCCGCATCGTCTACCAGATGAACGAGATGGGCCTGCGTCCCGACCGCGGCTATGTGAAGTGCGCCCGCGTCGTCGGCGAGGTCATGGGTAAGCTCCACCCCCACGGCGACGCGTCGATCTACGACGCCCTGGTCCGCCTGGCCCAGCCCTTCTCCATGCGCCTGCCCCTGGTCGACGGCCACGGCAACTTCGGTTCGCTGGGCAACGACGACCCGCCGGCCGCCATGCGGTACACCGAGGCGCGGATGGCCGACGCGACGTCCCTGATGACGGAGTCGATCGACGAGAACACGGTCGACTTCTCCCCGAACTACGACGGCCAGGAGCAGGAGCCGTCGGTCCTCCCGGCCGCCTACCCGAACCTCCTGGTCAACGGCTCGTCGGGCATCGCGGTCGGCATGGCGACGAACATGGCGCCGCACAACCTCGGCGAGGTCATCGCCGCCGCCCGGCACCTGATCCGCCACCCCGGCGCCGATCTCGAGACGCTCATGAAGCACGTCCCGGGGCCCGACCTGCCCACGGGCGGCCGCATCGTGGGCCTCACCGGCATCAGGGACGCGTACGAGACGGGCCGCGGCACCTTCAAGATCCGCGCGACGGTGTCCGTGGAGAACGTGACGGCGCGCCGCAAGGGCATCGTCGTCACCGAGCTGCCGTTCACGGTCGGCCCGGAGAAGGTGATCGCCAAGATCAAGGACCTGGTCGGCTCGAAGAAGCTGCAGGGCATCGCGGACGTCAAGGACCTCACCGACCGTGCGCACGGCCTGCGCCTGGTCATCGAGGTCAAGAACGGCTTCGTGCCGGAGGCCGTCCTGGAGCAGCTCTACAAGCTGACTCCGATGGAGGAGTCCTTCGGCATCAACAACGTGGCGCTGGTGGACGGCCAGCCGCTCACGCTGGGCCTCAAGGAACTCCTGGAGGTGTACCTCGACCACCGCTTCGAGGTCGTGCGCCGCCGCAGCGAGTTCCGCCGCACCAAGAAGCGCGACCGGCTGCACCTGGTCGAGGGCCTGCTGGTGGCCCTGATCGACATCGACGAGGTCATCCGCCTCATCCGCTCCAGTGAGAACTCCGCGCAGGCCAAGCAGCGCCTGATCGAGCACTTCTCGCTGAGCGACGTCCAGACGCAGTACATCCTGGACACGCCGCTGCGCCGGCTCACCAAGTTCGACCGCATCGAGCTGGAGACCGAGCGCGACCGGCTCAACGGCGAGATCGACGAGCTGACCGGCATCCTGGAGTCGGACTCCGAGCTGCGCAAGCTGGTGTCGTCCGAACTGGCCGCGGTGGCCAAGAAGTTCGGCACCGAGCGGCGTACGGTCCTGCTGGAGTCCGCCGGTTCCGCCGCCGCGACCGTGCCGCTCCAGGTGGCCGACGACCCGTGCCGGGTGCTCCTGTCGTCGACGAAGCTCCTCGCGCGTACGGCCAACGGTGACCCCTTCGGGGAGAGCGACGGCAAGCGCGCCAAGCACGACCTGATCCTCTCCGCCGTCCCTGCGACGGCACAGGGCGAGATCGGCGCGGTCACGTCCGCCGGCCGACTGCTGCGGATCAACGTCATCGACCTCCCGCAGCTGCCCGACACCACGGCGGCGCCCAACCTCTCGGGAGGCGCGCCGATCTCGGAGTTCCTGACCCTGGAGGGCGACGAGGACATCGTCTGTCTGACGACGCTCGACGAGTCGTCGCCGGGGCTCGCCCTCGGCACGCAGCAGGGTGTCGTCAAGCGTGTGGTGCCCGACTATCCCTCCAACAAGGAGGAGCTGGAGGTCATCACGCTCAAGGACGGTGACCGGATCGTCGGCGCGGCCGAGCTGCGCACCGGCGAGGAGGACCTGGTCTTCATCACCGACGACGCCCAGTTGCTGCGCTACCAGGCCTCCCAGGTCCGCCCCCAGGGCCGGCCCGCGGGCGGTATGACGGGCATCAAGCTCACGGACAACACCAAGGTGATCTCGTTCACGGCGGTGGACCCGGCCGTGGACGCGGTGGTGTTCACGGTGGCGGGCTCGCGCGGCACGCTGGACGACTCGGTCCAGACGACGGCCAAGCTGACGCCCTTCGACCAGTACCCGCGCAAGGGCCGCGCCACGGGTGGCGTGCGCTGCCAGCGGTTCCTGAAGGGCGAGGACTGCCTGAGCCTCGCCTGGGCAGGTCCCGCGCCGGCCCGGGCCGCTCAGAAGGACGGGACGCCCGCGGAGTTGCCCGAGATGGACCCGCGACGGGACGGCTCGGGCGTCTCACTGGCGAAGACGGTCTCGGTGGTGGCGGGCCCGGTCTAG
- a CDS encoding sucrase ferredoxin, translating into MSTCAKVSRDLEEPLAGTAATARTWLLVEQPGPWGAKALTSSHLDPALGRALEQAAEGTGVRIALIRRPGRHADCHTVAERQVYAAHTTPGNVWLHKAITSDPERLLELDFAELGEGLPRTFDTALGGAPHTGDPLALVCTNGKRDRCCALLGRPLAAELAASGVDGIWEVTHLGGHRFSPTLLVLPFGYAYGRAEAHAVKEILQGVRDGRVVTEGCRGSSTWERPGQAAELAVRTAAHEDAAGALSIVRTEGSAPRWEVTVAHTDGRHWLVTVAQGSALPPRPESCGSALGSPARMDVMAVRELSPTAVAHPGAH; encoded by the coding sequence GTGAGTACGTGCGCGAAGGTCTCACGGGACCTGGAGGAGCCCCTCGCGGGGACCGCCGCCACCGCGAGGACGTGGCTGCTCGTCGAACAGCCCGGCCCCTGGGGCGCCAAAGCGCTGACATCGAGCCACCTGGACCCCGCACTCGGCCGAGCGCTGGAGCAGGCCGCCGAGGGCACCGGCGTACGCATCGCGCTGATCCGGCGCCCGGGCCGCCACGCCGACTGCCACACGGTCGCCGAGCGGCAGGTGTACGCGGCCCACACCACCCCGGGAAACGTATGGCTGCACAAAGCCATCACCTCGGACCCAGAGCGACTACTCGAACTTGACTTCGCCGAGCTCGGCGAAGGCCTGCCCCGGACCTTCGACACGGCTCTCGGCGGCGCCCCGCACACCGGCGACCCGCTCGCGCTCGTGTGCACGAACGGCAAGCGTGACCGCTGCTGCGCCCTTCTGGGCCGCCCCCTCGCCGCCGAACTCGCCGCCTCCGGGGTGGACGGCATATGGGAGGTCACACACCTGGGCGGCCACCGCTTCTCCCCCACCCTCCTCGTACTGCCGTTCGGATACGCGTACGGGCGAGCCGAGGCCCATGCCGTCAAGGAGATCCTCCAGGGCGTACGGGACGGCCGTGTGGTCACCGAAGGGTGCCGCGGGAGCTCTACCTGGGAGCGCCCCGGGCAGGCCGCCGAACTGGCCGTGCGCACGGCAGCCCACGAGGACGCCGCGGGCGCGCTGAGCATCGTCCGTACGGAGGGTTCGGCGCCGCGCTGGGAGGTGACGGTCGCCCACACCGACGGCCGCCACTGGCTCGTCACGGTCGCCCAGGGCTCGGCCCTGCCGCCCCGCCCCGAGAGCTGCGGCTCGGCTCTCGGCTCCCCGGCCCGGATGGACGTGATGGCGGTGCGCGAGCTGTCCCCTACGGCTGTCGCGCACCCCGGAGCCCACTGA
- a CDS encoding response regulator translates to MIEVLVVDDDIRVARVNAAYVEKVAGFHVAGEAHSAAEALRQLEALPRLDLVLLDHYLPDETGLAVVQEMRRRGHQADVIMVTAARDVSTVQAAMRQGALQYLVKPFAFAGLRAKLEAYADLRRTLDGGGEAEQAEVDRIFGALSAGSEPGLPKGHSPTTAEAVRRALVTAEGPLSAQEIADRTGLSRQTAQRYLKLLERTGRATLTLKYGDAGRPEHRYVWATRA, encoded by the coding sequence ATGATCGAGGTACTGGTCGTGGACGACGACATCCGGGTCGCCCGGGTCAACGCCGCCTACGTGGAGAAGGTCGCAGGCTTCCATGTCGCGGGCGAGGCGCACTCCGCGGCGGAGGCGCTGCGGCAGTTGGAGGCTCTGCCCCGGCTGGACCTCGTACTTCTCGACCACTATCTGCCGGACGAGACGGGTCTCGCGGTCGTCCAGGAGATGCGCAGACGCGGCCATCAGGCCGACGTGATCATGGTGACCGCGGCCCGTGACGTCTCCACGGTCCAGGCGGCGATGCGACAGGGCGCGCTCCAGTACCTGGTGAAACCGTTCGCCTTCGCCGGACTGCGCGCCAAGCTGGAGGCGTACGCGGACCTGCGCCGCACTCTCGACGGCGGCGGCGAGGCCGAACAGGCCGAGGTCGACCGGATCTTCGGCGCCCTGTCCGCCGGCTCGGAGCCCGGTCTGCCCAAAGGGCACTCCCCCACCACCGCGGAGGCCGTACGCCGGGCCCTGGTGACCGCGGAAGGCCCTCTGTCGGCCCAGGAGATCGCCGACCGGACCGGGCTCAGCCGCCAGACCGCCCAGCGGTATCTGAAGCTCCTGGAGCGCACGGGACGGGCCACGCTGACCCTGAAGTACGGAGACGCGGGCCGCCCGGAGCACCGTTACGTCTGGGCGACCCGCGCCTGA
- a CDS encoding CobW family GTP-binding protein has translation MSQASPQQIPVIVLAGFLGTGKTTLLNHLLHRSGGSRIGAIVNDFGAIEIDAMAVAGALGDSTVSLGNGCLCCAVDASELDVFLDRLTRPSARIDVIVIEASGLAEPQELVKMLLASENPRIVYGGLVEVVDAAEFDAARQKHPEIDRHLAIADLVVVNKADRATDPDRVMSLVRSLTDRAAAVVSASYGRIDPEFLFDRRPTQERIGQLSFDDLHRHEEVESDGEGEGEQDGSPQSNGPHGHLDPHGRHGHLHSTYESVSFTSEVPLSPPRLMDFLDSRPEGLYRIKGYVDFGAADPRNRYAVHAVGRFLRFYPEPWAPGERLSQLVLIGSGIDALALGKELEACKEDAPHADEHSMWGVLRYVQERDGEQEVEPEAAQDPDGRAQGGADLPAAYDL, from the coding sequence TTGAGTCAGGCGAGCCCCCAGCAGATCCCGGTCATCGTCCTCGCCGGCTTCCTGGGAACCGGCAAGACCACCCTGCTCAACCATCTCCTGCACCGCAGCGGAGGCAGTCGTATCGGGGCGATCGTCAATGATTTCGGTGCCATCGAGATCGATGCGATGGCCGTGGCCGGGGCGCTCGGCGACTCCACCGTCTCCCTGGGCAACGGGTGTCTGTGCTGCGCCGTGGACGCCAGTGAGCTCGACGTCTTCCTGGACCGGCTCACTCGACCCTCCGCCCGTATCGACGTCATCGTCATCGAGGCGAGCGGGCTGGCCGAGCCCCAGGAGCTGGTCAAGATGCTCCTGGCCAGTGAGAATCCGCGCATCGTCTACGGCGGACTCGTGGAGGTCGTCGACGCCGCGGAGTTCGACGCGGCCCGCCAGAAGCATCCCGAGATCGACCGGCACCTCGCCATCGCCGACCTGGTCGTCGTCAACAAGGCGGACCGCGCGACGGATCCCGACCGTGTGATGAGCCTCGTCCGGTCCCTCACCGACCGCGCCGCCGCCGTCGTGTCCGCCTCGTACGGGCGGATCGACCCCGAGTTCCTCTTCGACCGCAGGCCCACGCAGGAGCGCATCGGGCAGCTCTCCTTCGACGACCTGCACCGGCACGAGGAGGTCGAGAGCGACGGCGAGGGCGAGGGCGAGCAGGATGGATCTCCTCAGTCCAACGGCCCCCACGGTCATCTCGACCCGCACGGCCGTCACGGCCATCTGCACTCCACCTACGAGTCCGTCTCCTTCACCTCCGAAGTGCCCCTCAGCCCCCCGCGGTTGATGGACTTCCTCGACAGCAGGCCCGAGGGGCTCTACCGCATCAAGGGGTACGTCGACTTCGGTGCCGCCGACCCCCGTAACCGGTACGCCGTGCACGCCGTCGGCCGTTTTCTGCGCTTCTACCCGGAGCCCTGGGCCCCGGGCGAGCGGCTCAGCCAGCTCGTCCTCATCGGCTCGGGCATCGACGCCCTCGCCCTCGGCAAGGAGCTGGAGGCGTGCAAAGAGGACGCCCCACACGCCGACGAGCACAGCATGTGGGGCGTCCTCCGCTACGTACAGGAGCGGGACGGGGAGCAGGAGGTGGAGCCGGAGGCGGCGCAGGACCCGGACGGTCGGGCCCAGGGCGGCGCCGACCTGCCGGCTGCCTACGACCTCTAG
- a CDS encoding citrate synthase/methylcitrate synthase — MPINRAATASVDIPRGLAGVVVTDTVLGDVRGVEGFYHYRQYSAVELARTRGFEDVWHLLVHGELPDAAQRSAFAARTAELRRLPVEVRAVLPAIAAASGRSGALAGMRTALSLLGAVRGFRPVYDIDAEQRRADALAASAAVPTLLTALHRLGQGLEPIEPRDDLPYAANYLYMLTGSEPDPGRARAVEQYLISTIDHGFNASTFTARVITSTGADVVACLVGAVGALSGPLHGGAPSRALDTLDAIGTPDRIDPWIRERVLAGDRIMGFGHPVYRTEDPRSRMLRGIAQQFGGPLADFAVEVERQVEAILAELKPGRELHTNVEFYAGVVMELCGLPREMFTPTFAAARVVGWSANILEQAEDPKIIRPAARYVGPVPPVAVPAVA, encoded by the coding sequence ATGCCGATCAACCGGGCCGCGACCGCCTCTGTCGACATACCGCGAGGACTCGCGGGCGTCGTCGTCACCGACACCGTGCTGGGTGACGTCAGGGGGGTCGAGGGGTTCTACCACTACCGCCAGTACTCGGCCGTCGAGCTCGCACGGACCCGTGGTTTCGAGGACGTGTGGCATCTGCTGGTACACGGTGAACTGCCGGACGCGGCACAGCGTTCCGCCTTTGCCGCGCGGACGGCGGAACTGCGGCGGCTGCCGGTGGAAGTGCGGGCCGTACTGCCCGCGATCGCGGCGGCCAGTGGGAGGTCGGGGGCGCTTGCCGGGATGCGGACCGCGTTGTCGCTGCTCGGCGCGGTGCGGGGGTTCCGGCCGGTGTACGACATTGACGCCGAGCAGCGACGAGCGGACGCGCTCGCCGCGTCCGCGGCCGTGCCGACGTTGCTGACGGCACTCCACCGGCTCGGGCAGGGCCTCGAACCGATCGAGCCGCGTGACGATCTGCCCTACGCCGCGAACTACCTCTACATGCTGACGGGTTCGGAACCGGATCCGGGGCGGGCGCGGGCGGTCGAGCAGTACCTGATCTCGACCATTGATCATGGATTCAATGCATCAACATTCACGGCTCGGGTGATCACGTCGACGGGGGCGGACGTGGTGGCCTGTCTCGTCGGCGCGGTGGGAGCCCTCTCCGGTCCGCTTCACGGGGGCGCCCCGAGCCGGGCCCTGGACACCCTCGACGCGATCGGGACTCCCGACCGCATCGACCCCTGGATCCGCGAACGAGTCCTCGCCGGCGACCGCATCATGGGCTTCGGCCACCCCGTCTACCGCACCGAGGACCCCCGCTCGCGCATGCTCCGCGGCATCGCCCAGCAATTCGGCGGCCCGTTGGCCGACTTCGCGGTCGAGGTCGAACGCCAGGTGGAAGCGATCCTCGCGGAGCTCAAGCCCGGCCGGGAACTCCACACGAACGTGGAGTTCTACGCCGGCGTCGTCATGGAACTCTGCGGCCTGCCACGCGAGATGTTCACGCCTACGTTCGCCGCGGCCCGCGTCGTCGGCTGGAGCGCCAACATCCTGGAGCAGGCGGAAGACCCGAAGATCATCCGGCCTGCGGCGCGGTATGTGGGGCCGGTTCCGCCGGTTGCGGTACCTGCGGTGGCCTGA
- a CDS encoding citrate synthase, whose protein sequence is MTDQELALAHEARRISTKEAAELLGVKPETVYAYVSRGQLSSRRSTGGRGSTFDAKEVEALARRSRREPAEGSPAAGTLSVRTRITLIDKDRYYFRGVDATELAARHSYEEVAEWLWTGVLRPGATFTAPEASVAVARRAIDALPEHTGPTDRLRVAAIAAATADPLRFDLSEQTVLGTARTLIPTLVAALPPKSHDHRDAGSLAHRLWARLSGREPDEASLRALDTALALLVDHDLAASTLAVRVAASARAHAYAAVSAGLGVLEGPLHGAASGLAHRMLLDVLDRGTAAPVVADELRAGRRVPGLGHRIYPGEDPRARVLFGLLEDVPRAAPALAAARDVVDTTARHVPLHANVDLALAVLTASSGMHASAGETIFAVARTAGWIAHVLEEYDEAPLRMRPSGHYVGPRPPQPLPEQ, encoded by the coding sequence ATGACGGATCAAGAACTGGCTCTCGCGCACGAAGCGCGGCGGATCAGCACCAAGGAAGCCGCCGAACTGCTCGGAGTGAAGCCCGAGACGGTCTACGCGTATGTGAGCCGCGGCCAGCTCAGCAGCCGCCGCAGCACGGGCGGTCGGGGCAGCACCTTCGACGCCAAGGAGGTGGAGGCGCTCGCACGTCGCAGCAGGCGCGAACCGGCCGAGGGTTCACCGGCCGCCGGCACGCTCTCCGTACGCACCCGGATCACCTTGATCGACAAGGACCGGTACTACTTCCGAGGGGTAGACGCGACCGAACTGGCCGCGCGCCACTCCTACGAAGAGGTCGCCGAGTGGCTGTGGACGGGCGTCCTGCGCCCGGGCGCCACATTCACGGCACCGGAGGCGTCCGTCGCCGTCGCCCGCCGCGCCATCGACGCACTGCCCGAGCACACCGGCCCGACCGACCGGCTCCGCGTCGCGGCCATCGCCGCGGCGACCGCCGACCCGCTGCGCTTCGACCTCTCCGAACAGACCGTGCTCGGCACGGCCCGCACGCTGATCCCCACGCTCGTCGCCGCCCTGCCCCCCAAGAGTCACGACCATCGGGACGCCGGCTCGCTCGCGCACCGCCTGTGGGCCAGGCTCAGCGGCCGCGAACCCGATGAGGCGTCTCTGCGCGCCCTGGACACCGCACTCGCGCTGCTCGTCGACCACGACCTGGCCGCCTCGACGCTGGCCGTCCGGGTCGCCGCCTCGGCCCGCGCCCACGCGTACGCCGCTGTCTCGGCGGGCCTCGGCGTCCTCGAAGGCCCGTTGCACGGAGCGGCCAGCGGCCTGGCGCACCGGATGCTGCTCGACGTCCTGGACCGGGGCACGGCGGCCCCGGTGGTCGCGGACGAGCTCCGGGCCGGGCGCCGTGTCCCCGGGCTGGGTCACCGCATCTACCCCGGCGAGGACCCACGTGCGCGCGTGCTGTTCGGCCTCCTGGAGGACGTTCCCCGCGCCGCCCCCGCCTTGGCCGCGGCCCGCGACGTCGTGGACACCACGGCCCGCCACGTGCCCCTGCACGCCAACGTCGACCTGGCCCTCGCCGTCCTCACTGCCTCGTCCGGCATGCACGCCTCGGCGGGCGAGACGATCTTCGCCGTGGCCCGCACTGCCGGCTGGATCGCCCATGTGCTGGAGGAGTACGACGAGGCCCCGCTGCGCATGCGCCCGAGCGGACACTACGTAGGCCCACGGCCCCCTCAGCCACTTCCGGAGCAGTGA
- a CDS encoding ATP-binding protein — MSPTPPRRLRLGMPKRMFSQVLLMQVAIAAGVAVLATGLFLAPLSEQLDDQAMRRALAIAQTTAAQPRLAEELKSTPASADGPVQTEAERIRKASGAEYVVVMDVHGTRWSHTNPAEIGGHVSTDPRSALSGREVMEIDSGTLGRSARGKVPLRDTDGRIVGAVSVGIEYDSVRARLIHAIPGLFAYAGGALAVGALAAYLISRRVQRQTRDLAFSDIAGLLAEREAMLHGIREGVVALDREGRIRLLNDEARRLLGIGDEAVGQPLDAALGEGRTADVLAGTVTGTDLLTVRGQRVLVANRMPTDDGGAVATLRDRTELEQLGRELDSTRGLIDALRAQDHEHANRMHTLLGLLELEMYDDAVEFVGEVVGDHRATAEQVTEKIHDPLLAALLVGKATVAAERGVALWISDTTLFPDRLIDPRGLVTIVGNLVDNALDAAAGTLHARVEVELRAEGRTAVLRVRDTGPGIPAEQRELIFTDGWSTKKPPAHRKRGIGLSLVRRLAERQGGSARVSEADGGGAEFTIVLPEALAEPGLAPDPAPGLMLESAATTVNEESR; from the coding sequence ATGAGCCCCACTCCCCCTCGACGACTCCGCCTGGGCATGCCGAAGCGGATGTTCTCGCAGGTGCTGCTGATGCAGGTGGCGATCGCCGCCGGAGTCGCCGTCCTCGCGACCGGGCTGTTCCTCGCTCCGCTGAGCGAACAGCTGGACGACCAGGCGATGCGCCGCGCTCTCGCGATCGCGCAGACCACGGCGGCGCAGCCGAGGCTCGCCGAGGAGCTGAAGTCCACTCCGGCCTCGGCCGACGGGCCCGTGCAGACCGAGGCGGAGCGGATCCGCAAGGCCAGCGGGGCCGAGTACGTCGTCGTGATGGACGTCCACGGCACCCGCTGGTCGCACACCAACCCCGCCGAGATCGGCGGGCACGTCTCGACCGATCCCAGGTCCGCACTGTCCGGCCGGGAGGTCATGGAGATCGACAGCGGCACCCTGGGCCGCTCGGCGCGCGGCAAGGTGCCGTTGCGCGACACCGACGGCCGCATCGTCGGCGCGGTGTCGGTCGGTATCGAGTACGACAGCGTGCGCGCCCGCCTCATCCACGCCATCCCCGGGCTCTTCGCGTACGCCGGAGGAGCCCTGGCCGTCGGTGCGCTGGCCGCCTATCTGATCTCACGACGGGTGCAACGGCAGACCCGTGACCTGGCCTTCTCGGACATCGCCGGGCTCCTGGCGGAGCGCGAGGCGATGCTGCACGGCATCAGGGAGGGCGTCGTCGCGCTGGACCGCGAGGGCAGGATCCGCCTCCTCAACGACGAGGCCCGGCGCCTGCTGGGAATCGGCGACGAGGCCGTCGGGCAGCCCCTCGACGCAGCGCTCGGAGAAGGCCGTACGGCCGATGTGCTGGCCGGGACCGTCACCGGAACCGATCTGCTCACCGTCCGCGGCCAGCGTGTCCTGGTCGCCAACCGCATGCCCACCGACGACGGCGGTGCCGTGGCCACCCTGCGCGACCGCACCGAACTGGAGCAACTGGGCCGCGAACTCGACTCGACCCGCGGCCTGATCGACGCCCTGCGCGCCCAGGACCACGAGCACGCCAACCGCATGCACACGCTGCTCGGGCTGCTGGAACTGGAGATGTACGACGACGCCGTGGAGTTCGTCGGCGAGGTGGTCGGTGACCACAGGGCGACCGCGGAACAGGTCACGGAGAAGATCCATGACCCGTTGCTCGCTGCCCTCCTGGTGGGCAAGGCCACCGTCGCGGCCGAGCGCGGAGTGGCCCTGTGGATCTCGGACACGACGCTGTTCCCGGACCGGCTGATCGACCCGAGGGGGCTGGTCACGATCGTCGGGAACCTCGTCGACAACGCACTCGACGCCGCCGCGGGCACCCTCCACGCGCGCGTGGAGGTCGAATTGCGCGCGGAAGGGCGTACAGCCGTCCTCAGGGTGCGAGACACAGGGCCTGGAATTCCTGCCGAACAGCGTGAGTTGATCTTCACGGACGGGTGGTCGACCAAGAAGCCCCCGGCCCACCGAAAGCGCGGAATCGGCCTCTCCCTGGTGCGCAGGCTCGCCGAGCGGCAAGGTGGCAGCGCCCGGGTCTCGGAGGCGGACGGCGGAGGCGCCGAGTTCACCATCGTGCTGCCGGAGGCACTGGCGGAGCCTGGACTCGCACCGGACCCCGCGCCCGGCCTCATGCTGGAGAGCGCCGCCACGACCGTCAACGAGGAGTCGCGATGA